The proteins below come from a single Eucalyptus grandis isolate ANBG69807.140 chromosome 3, ASM1654582v1, whole genome shotgun sequence genomic window:
- the LOC104438072 gene encoding UDP-glycosyltransferase 91C1, giving the protein MGSESKRSLHIAMFPWLAHGHITPFLELSKFLSLRGHAVSFLSTPNNVARLARAHPELPPSIRLVSLPLPCVPNLPSSAESTSDLDIDSVPYLKKAYDLLEPALTRFLSGSRVDWVIHDFASHWLPGAAAQLGVGSVFFSTFNATALTLLGPPSEFIGGRFQKPEDLTTVPAWIPYETTVCLRLHEVLRHQRCMDDEVSDFCRFGHVIDGCDFVIVRSCREFELEPLSLLQELYQKPAIPIGLLTPAIREEVGDDDEKWKALKSWLDTKREKSVLYVALGTEVILSHELTNELAAGIEKSGLPFVWVVRNRLVPAGFEERVSGRGFIWAGWAPQTRILAHEAIGGFLTHCGWNSTIEALSRGLPLVLFSGGSSDQGLMARFLHEKQVGFEVPRDEADGSFTGDVVAESIRRVMVEHEGEPIRATARAMKEVFGNMELQNKYLEEFAGILEKGFTKDQKMVN; this is encoded by the coding sequence ATGGGCAGCGAGTCGAAGCGAAGCCTCCACATCGCCATGTTCCCGTGGCTCGCCCACGGCCACATCACCCCCTTCCTCGAGCTCTCCAAGTTCCTCTCCCTCCGCGGCCACGCCGTCTCCTTCCTCTCCACCCCCAACAACGTCGCTCGCCTCGCCCGCGCCCACCCCGAACTCCCTCCCTCCATTCGCCTCGTCTCCCTCCCCTTGCCGTGCGTCCCCAACCTCCCCAGCTCCGCCGAGTCCACCTCCGACTTGGACATCGACTCCGTCCCTTACCTCAAGAAGGCCTACGACCTGCTCGAGCCAGCCCTGACCCGCTTCCTCTCGGGCAGCCGCGTTGACTGGGTGATCCACGACTTCGCCAGCCACTGGCTCCCCGGGGCTGCAGCTCAGCTTGGGGTTGGCTCCGTGTTCTTCAGCACCTTCAATGCGACCGCGCTCACGCTCCTCGGCCCGCCGTCGGAGTTCATCGGCGGCCGGTTTCAGAAGCCGGAGGACCTGACCACCGTACCGGCATGGATACCGTACGAGACCACAGTTTGCCTTAGGCTCCATGAAGTATTGAGGCACCAGCGGTGCATGGACGACGAGGTCTCCGATTTCTGCAGGTTCGGCCACGTGATTGACGGCTGCGATTTCGTGATCGTGAGGAGCTGCCGTGAGTTTGAATTGGAGCCATTGAGCTTGTTGCAAGAGCTTTACCAGAAGCCGGCTATTCCGATCGGGCTATTGACGCCAGCAATTCGAGAGGAGGTTGGAGATGACGATGAGAAATGGAAAGCCCTAAAAAGTTGGCTCGACACCAAGCGCGAGAAATCGGTGCTTTATGTCGCGCTTGGAACAGAAGTGATTTTGAGTCACGAGCTAACGAACGAGTTGGCCGCCGGGATTGAGAAGTCCGGGTTACCGTTTGTTTGGGTGGTTAGGAACCGCCTCGTCCCGGCCGGGTTCGAGGAGCGAGTCTCAGGCCGGGGATTCATCTGGGCGGGCTGGGCCCCGCAGACGCGGATCTTGGCCCACGAGGCGATTGGCGGGTTCCTGACGCATTGCGGCTGGAACTCCACAATCGAGGCGCTGAGCCGCGGGCTGCCCCTGGTGCTGTTCTCCGGGGGGAGCTCGGACCAGGGTCTTATGGCCCGGTTCCTGCATGAGAAGCAGGTCGGGTTCGAGGTGCCCAGGGATGAAGCGGACGGGTCGTTCACGGGCGATGTGGTGGCCGAGTCAATCCGGCGGGTCATGGTGGAGCATGAGGGCGAGCCAATAAGGGCAACCGCACGGGCCATGAAGGAGGTGTTTGGCAACATGGAGTTGCAAAACAAGTACTTGGAGGAATTCGCAGGGATCTTAGAGAAAGGTTTCACTAAGGACCAAAAGATGGTGAACTAA
- the LOC104440168 gene encoding UDP-glycosyltransferase 91C1, which produces MGSESKRSLHIAMFPWLAHGHITPFLELSKFLSLRGHAISFLSTPNNIARLARSHPELPPSVRLVSFPLPRVPNLPSSAESTSDLDIDLVPYLKKAYDLLEPALTRFLSSSRVDWVIHDFASHWLPGAAARLGVTSVFFSTFNATSLAFLGPPSELISGRCQKPEDLTCVPAWIPYESTACLRLHEILKHQRCMDEEVSDLCRFGHTIDGCDFVIVRSCREFESEPLSLLQQIYQKPAIPVGLLTPAVRQDEGDGDEKWKALKSWLDTKREKSVLYIALGTEVILSHELTNELAAGIEKSGLPFVWVVRNGLVPPGFEQRVSGRGFIWAGWAPQTRILAHEAIGGFLTHCGWNSTIEALSRGLPLVLFSGGSSDQGLMARFLHEKQVGFEVPRDEADGLFTGDVVAESIRRVMVEHEGEPIRATARAMKEVFGNIELQNEYLEEFAEILEKGVTKDQKMVN; this is translated from the coding sequence ATGGGCAGCGAGTCGAAGCGAAGCCTCCACATTGCGATGTTCCCGTGGCTCGCCCACGGCCACATCACCCCCTTCCTCGAGCTCTCCAAGTTTCTCTCCCTCCGCGGCCACGCCATCTCCTTCCTCTCCACCCCCAACAACATCGCTCGCCTCGCCCGCTCCCACCCCGAACTCCCTCCCTCCGTCCGCCTCGTCTCCTTCCCCTTGCCCCGCGTTCCCAACCTCCCCAGCTCCGCTGAGTCGACCTCCGACTTGGACATCGACTTGGTCCCCTACCTCAAGAAGGCCTACGACCTGCTCGAGCCGGCCCTGACCCGCTTCCTCTCTAGCAGCCGCGTCGACTGGGTGATCCATGACTTCGCCAGCCACTGGCTCCCAGGGGCCGCAGCTCGGCTTGGGGTCACCTCGGTGTTCTTCAGCACGTTCAATGCGACATCGCTAGCATTCCTCGGCCCACCATCAGAGCTCATCAGCGGTCGGTGCCAGAAGCCGGAGGACCTGACCTGCGTACCGGCGTGGATACCATATGAGTCCACAGCTTGCCTCAGGCTCCACGAGATATTGAAGCACCAGCGGTGCATGGACGAGGAGGTCTCCGATCTCTGCAGGTTTGGCCACACGATAGACGGCTGCGATTTCGTGATAGTGAGGAGCTGCCGCGAGTTCGAATCGGAGCCGTTGAGCTTGTTGCAACAGATTTACCAGAAGCCCGCGATTCCGGTCGGGCTATTGACGCCGGCAGTCCGACAGGATGAAGGAGATGGCGATGAGAAATGGAAAGCCCTGAAAAGTTGGCTCGACACTAAGCGCGAGAAATCGGTGCTTTATATCGCGCTTGGAACGGAAGTGATTTTGAGTCACGAGCTAACGAACGAGTTGGCCGCCGGGATTGAGAAGTCCGGATTACCGTTTGTCTGGGTGGTTAGGAACGGCCTCGTCCCGCCTGGGTTCGAGCAGCGAGTCTCGGGCCGGGGATTCATCTGGGCGGGCTGGGCCCCGCAGACGCGGATCTTGGCCCACGAGGCGATCGGTGGGTTCTTGACGCACTGCGGCTGGAACTCCACGATCGAGGCACTGAGCCGCGGCCTGCCCCTGGTGCTGTTCTCCGGAGGGAGCTCGGACCAGGGCCTTATGGCCAGGTTCCTGCACGAGAAGCAGGTCGGGTTCGAAGTGCCCAGGGATGAGGCAGATGGGTTGTTCACGGGCGACGTGGTGGCCGAGTCGATCCGGCGGGTCATGGTGGAGCATGAGGGCGAGCCGATAAGGGCAACCGCACGGGCCATGAAGGAGGTGTTTGGCAACATAGAGTTGCAAAACGAATACTTGGAGGAATTCGCAGAGATCTTAGAGAAAGGTGTCACTAAGGACCAAAAGATGGTGAACTAA
- the LOC104438073 gene encoding lycopene epsilon cyclase, chloroplastic encodes MECVTGGARHFAAMAVPRRSRRRARAAARRTEGAASFPRCRACGVRAGGAGSESCVVVREGFADEEDYVKAGGSELCFVRMQRGKAMDSQSRIADKLPPILLGNDPLDLVVIGCGPAGLALAAESATLGLSVGLIGLDLPFTNNYGVWEDEFKDLGLANCIEHVWKDTIIYLDDSEPILIGRAYGRVSRHLLHEELLDRCVKSGVSFLSSKVENIFEAADGYSHVVCEHNVVIPCRLATVASGAASGKLLQYEVGGPRVSLQTAYGVEVEVENNPYDPDLMVFMDYRDSKQEIPCSEVHSPTFLYAMPMSSTRVFFEETCLASKEAMPFDVLKERLMFRLQTMGVRITKTYEEEWSYIPVGGSLPNTEQKNLAFGAAACMVHPATGYSVVRSLSEAPNYASAIANVLKAGQVKGAQAYERSNGNISMQAWNTLWPLERKRQRAFFLFGLALILQLDIEGIRTFFHTFFRLPRWMWQGFLGSTLSSADLVLFAFYMFAIAPNDMRKGLIRHLLSDPTGATMIRTYLTI; translated from the exons atGGAGTGTGTCACCGGAGGCGCGCGGCACTTCGCGGCAATGGCGGTGCCTCGTCGCTCGCGGCGGAGGGCtcgggcggcggcgaggaggacgGAGGGCGCGGCGTCGTTCCCGCGGTGCAGAGCGTGCGGAGTCAGGGCCGGTGGCGCCGGGAGCGAGAGCTGCGTCGTCGTCCGGGAAGGCTTCGCCGACGAGGAGGACTACGTCAAGGCCGGGGGATCGGAGCTGTGCTTCGTGCGAATGCAGCGGGGCAAGGCGATGGACAGCCAGTCTAGAATCGCGGATAAG TTACCACCGATCTTGCTAGGAAATGATCCACTGGATTTAGTTGTGATTGGTTGTGGTCCTGCTGGTCTAGCTCTGGCTGCAGAGTCTGCGACGCTAGGATTGAGTGTCGGGCTCATTGGCCTGGATCTTCCTTTCACGAATAACTATGGTGTATGGGAAGATGAATTTAAAG ATCTTGGACTTGCAAATTGTATCGAGCATGTCTGGAAGGACACAATAATATACCTTGATGATAGCGAGCCAATTCTGATTGGTCGTGCATATGGACGAGTTAGTAGACACCTTCTTCATGAGGAGTTGCTAGACAG GTGTGTCAAGTCAGGTGTTTCATTCCTGAGCTCTAAAGtggaaaatatatttgaagCTGCTGATGGGTATAGTCATGTTGTTTGTGAACATAACGTTGTCATCCCATGCCG GCTTGCTACAGTTGCATCTGGAGCGGCTTCAGGGAAACTTTTGCAGTATGAGGTGGGTGGCCCAAGGGTTTCTCTCCAGACAGCTTATGGAGTAGAGGTTGAG GTGGAAAATAATCCATATGATCCTGATCTGATGGTTTTTATGGATTATAGAGATAGCAAGCAAGAAATTCCCTGTTCAGAAGTTCATTCTCCAACTTTTCTGTATGCCATGCCTATGTCATCCACCAGAGTCTTCTTCGAG GAAACTTGTTTGGCTTCAAAAGAGGCTATGCCATTTGACGTACTAAAAGAAAGGCTGATGTTTAGGTTACAAACAATGGGTGTCAGAATTACAAAAACTTATGAAGAG GAGTGGTCTTATATCCCAGTTGGCGGATCCTTGCCAAATACAGAACAGAAAAATCTTGCGTTTGGTGCTGCTGCCTGCATGGTGCATCCAGCTACAG GCTATTCTGTGGTGAGATCCTTGTCTGAAGCTCCTAATTATGCATCTGCAATTGCAAATGTTTTGAAGGCTGGTCAAGTTAAGGGGGCTCAAGCTTATGAACGAAGTAATGGAAACATCTCAATGCAGG CTTGGAATACCCTGTGGCCACTTGAAAGGAAACGGCAAAGGGCGTTTTTCCTCTTTGGACTGGCTCTGATCTTGCAGCTGGATATCGAGGGAATCAGGACATTTTTTCATACGTTCTTCCGTTTGCCTAGATG GATGTGGCAAGGCTTCCTGGGCTCTACTCTTTCTTCGGCTGACCTTGTACTCTTTGCTTTCTATATGTTTGCCATAGCACCAAATGACATGAGAAAGGGCCTTATCAGGCATCTCCTTTCTGATCCCACGGGAGCAACTATGATAAGAACTTATCTTACAATCTAG